Proteins encoded in a region of the Mycolicibacterium duvalii genome:
- a CDS encoding hemolysin family protein, with the protein MTGVGQLISAVVLVAFGGLFAAIDAALSTVSMARVEEMVRDERPGAVRLARVMDERPRFINLIVLLRITCEVSATVLLAAYLDGHLGVTWGLAAAAAIMVVVSFVAIGVGPRTLGRQNAYTIALLTALPLQAISVLLLPVSRLLVLLGNALTPGRGFRNGPFASEIELREVVDLAQQRGVVADDERRMIQSVFELGDTAAREVMVPRTEMVWIESDKTAGQATSLAVRSGHSRIPVIGENVDDVVGVVYLKDLVQRTYYSTTGGRDTRVSDVMRAAEFVPDSKPLDELLRDMQRDRVHMVLLVDEYGAIAGLVTIEDVLEEIVGEIADEYDTDEVAPVEELGTDQYRVSARLPIEDLSELYGVEFDEDLDVDTVGGLLALELGRVPLPGAQVAWDGLLLRAEGGPDPRGRVRIGTVLVSRVEPVPDDDEEKATDE; encoded by the coding sequence GTGACCGGTGTCGGTCAGCTGATCAGCGCGGTGGTGCTGGTCGCTTTCGGAGGGTTGTTCGCCGCGATCGATGCCGCGCTGAGCACGGTCTCGATGGCGCGGGTCGAGGAGATGGTCCGCGACGAACGTCCCGGCGCGGTGCGCCTGGCCAGGGTGATGGACGAGCGGCCTCGTTTCATCAACCTGATCGTGCTGCTGCGGATCACCTGCGAGGTCAGTGCCACCGTGCTGCTCGCGGCGTATCTGGACGGCCACCTCGGGGTGACCTGGGGGCTGGCCGCAGCCGCCGCGATCATGGTCGTCGTCAGCTTCGTCGCCATCGGCGTCGGCCCGCGCACGCTGGGCCGGCAGAACGCCTACACCATCGCGCTGCTGACAGCGCTTCCGCTGCAAGCTATTTCGGTGCTGCTGCTGCCGGTAAGCCGGCTGCTGGTGCTGCTCGGCAACGCCCTGACCCCCGGACGCGGTTTCCGCAACGGGCCGTTCGCCTCGGAGATCGAACTGCGCGAGGTGGTCGACCTCGCCCAGCAGCGCGGTGTGGTGGCCGACGACGAGCGCCGGATGATCCAGTCGGTGTTCGAGCTCGGTGACACGGCCGCTCGTGAGGTGATGGTGCCGCGCACCGAGATGGTGTGGATCGAGAGTGACAAGACTGCCGGGCAGGCCACCTCGCTGGCGGTGCGCAGCGGGCATTCCCGCATCCCGGTGATAGGTGAGAACGTCGACGACGTCGTCGGCGTGGTGTATCTCAAGGACCTGGTGCAGCGAACGTACTACTCGACCACCGGTGGCCGGGACACCCGGGTGTCCGATGTGATGCGCGCCGCGGAGTTCGTGCCCGATTCCAAGCCGCTCGACGAGCTGCTGCGGGACATGCAGCGCGACCGGGTGCACATGGTGCTGTTGGTCGACGAGTACGGCGCGATCGCCGGGTTGGTCACGATCGAGGACGTGCTCGAGGAGATCGTCGGTGAGATCGCCGACGAGTACGACACCGATGAGGTGGCGCCGGTCGAGGAACTGGGCACCGACCAGTACCGGGTATCGGCCCGACTGCCGATCGAGGACCTCAGCGAGCTCTACGGGGTGGAGTTCGACGAGGACCTCGACGTCGACACCGTGGGCGGCCTGCTGGCCCTCGAGCTCGGTCGGGTGCCGTTGCCGGGCGCCCAGGTGGCCTGGGACGGTCTGTTGCTGCGGGCCGAGGGCGGTCCCGATCCGCGGGGCCGGGTCAGGATCGGCACCGTGCTGGTCAGCCGTGTCGAACCCGTTCCCGACGACGATGAAGAGAAGGCAACCGATGAGTGA
- a CDS encoding cytidine deaminase, with the protein MSELDAEDAKLVVLARGAMGRADAASGAAVRDSDGRTYAGAPVALDTLELTALQAAVAAAVSSGATGVEAAVVVGGTADDAGVAAVRELSEDAVVIITDRAGVVQ; encoded by the coding sequence ATGAGTGAGCTCGATGCCGAGGACGCGAAGCTGGTGGTGCTGGCGCGCGGGGCCATGGGCCGCGCGGACGCGGCCAGCGGGGCCGCGGTACGGGACAGCGACGGCCGAACCTACGCCGGCGCGCCGGTGGCGCTCGACACCCTCGAGCTGACCGCGTTACAGGCCGCGGTCGCGGCGGCGGTGTCCAGCGGCGCGACCGGGGTGGAGGCCGCCGTGGTAGTGGGCGGCACCGCCGACGACGCGGGCGTCGCCGCGGTGCGGGAGCTCTCCGAGGACGCCGTCGTCATCATCACCGACCGGGCGGGCGTCGTACAGTGA
- the era gene encoding GTPase Era: protein MTEFRSGFVCFVGRPNTGKSTLTNALVGSKVAITSNRPQTTRHTIRGIVHRDDFQIVLVDTPGLHRPRTLLGQRLNDLVKDTYSEVDVIGLCIPADERIGPGDRWIYEQIRAVAPRTTLIAIVTKIDKVAKDRVAEQLIAVSELVGPDTEIVPVSATSGAQLDVLVDVLVAQLPPGPAFYPDGELTDEPEEVLMAELIREAALEGVRDELPHSLAVVIDEVERRPDREDLIDVRAVLYVERDSQKGIVIGKGGARLREVGTVARTQIEKLLGTKVFLDLRVKVAKNWQRDPKQLGRLGF, encoded by the coding sequence GTGACCGAATTCCGTTCGGGCTTCGTCTGTTTCGTCGGCCGGCCCAACACCGGCAAGTCGACGTTGACCAACGCGCTGGTCGGCAGCAAGGTCGCGATCACGTCGAACCGGCCGCAGACCACCCGGCACACCATCCGCGGCATCGTGCACCGCGACGATTTTCAGATCGTGCTGGTCGACACCCCCGGTCTGCACCGGCCGCGCACGCTGCTCGGGCAGCGGCTCAACGACCTGGTCAAGGACACCTACTCCGAGGTCGACGTGATCGGGCTGTGCATCCCCGCCGACGAGCGGATCGGGCCGGGGGACCGGTGGATCTACGAGCAGATCCGCGCCGTCGCGCCGCGGACCACTCTGATCGCCATCGTCACCAAGATCGACAAGGTCGCCAAAGACCGGGTCGCCGAACAGCTGATCGCGGTCAGCGAGCTCGTGGGGCCCGACACCGAGATCGTGCCCGTCTCAGCGACTTCGGGAGCGCAACTCGATGTGCTCGTCGATGTGCTGGTCGCGCAGCTGCCGCCCGGTCCGGCGTTCTATCCCGACGGGGAGCTGACCGACGAGCCCGAAGAGGTGCTGATGGCCGAGCTCATCCGCGAAGCGGCGCTCGAAGGTGTGCGCGACGAGCTACCGCACTCGCTGGCCGTGGTCATCGATGAGGTCGAGCGCCGGCCTGACCGGGAGGACCTGATCGACGTGCGTGCCGTACTCTACGTCGAACGCGATTCGCAGAAGGGAATCGTGATCGGCAAGGGCGGTGCCCGCCTGCGAGAGGTCGGCACCGTTGCCCGCACCCAGATCGAGAAGTTGCTGGGCACCAAGGTATTTCTGGACCTGCGGGTCAAGGTGGCAAAGAACTGGCAGCGGGATCCCAAACAGCTGGGCCGACTCGGTTTCTGA
- a CDS encoding ATP-binding protein has product MSVRCGSCGTLSRARAKFCDECGSALDTSDEPAEFKYVTVLFADVVRSMDIADALELERYREVMGELVTRSAVAVQRYGGGQVDYTGDGVMAVFGAPIAMEDHAFHACMAALEVQREVAALAADVERRDGVSLRLRVGLNSGQVIAGDIGSAPLGYTTTGRTVGFAQRMESAAPPGGVMISESTARLVERVTVLSEPEWVTVKGAGSPVCAYRLLGISGRHPQTVMEANIVGRRWELALLDTMIDRAVSGRGGVVNLIGAPGIGKSRVAREAAASAAARGVEVFWSYCESHTVDVPFHAVAELLRASSGVADTEGDIARRRLRDAVPPDADPQDLLLLEDLLGIADPGVPRPQIDPEARRRRLTGLINTASLARTKPAVYIVEDAQWIDAVSESMFADFLAVVPHIPAVVLITSRPEYSGSLSVRTDAQHVALGPLEDSDVATLVTELLGSDPSVAGLAATIAERAAGNPFFVEEMVRELAQTHVLTGERGSYRVLTSTDDVSVPVTVQAAIEARIDRLSAPAKRTLSAAAVVGARFREDVLVALGIEPDLDELRRVDLIDQIRFTPSAEFAFRHPLIRAVAYESQLKADRAGWHRRVAAAVEEAAGNAADENAALIAEHLQAAGDGPMAYLWHMRAATWAASRDLGAARASWERARRIADELPEQEADTLSTRIAPRMMLCATEWQAIRESRGRFEELRELCAQAGDKFSLAVGMTGPLTHMLYTGRSVDGAPLATEQLALLESIGEPSATVGLMLVPICIWFDVGDFGQILRWSQTAVDLAGDDHTLGSGFGFESPLAGVLAWRAVALWWLGRPGWRECRETAIDIARRSGPTTFAAAVTWTAAGLYYGVLSTDDATLELIEEAAVRAAEGSSNVGITLITFTLGVALLNRNDAESRARGLHVMVQAREMFLDAAAPFLVTVADLWTAREQFRTGDVDRSLETMRRSVDDLRRAGRIYYGLRGAAFFVQSLLERGHADDVDEARRVTETWASCVDENEAIPRITLVRLRALLARAEGDEQNVRDLLARYRTEAQSLGLDSQPAWIADMA; this is encoded by the coding sequence ATGAGCGTGCGGTGTGGGTCGTGCGGCACTCTGTCACGAGCGCGGGCCAAGTTCTGTGACGAGTGCGGATCCGCGCTGGACACCTCCGATGAGCCCGCCGAGTTCAAGTATGTGACCGTGCTGTTCGCCGACGTGGTGCGCTCGATGGATATCGCCGACGCACTGGAGTTGGAACGCTACCGCGAAGTCATGGGTGAACTCGTGACCCGGTCGGCTGTGGCGGTCCAGCGCTACGGCGGCGGGCAGGTGGACTACACCGGCGACGGCGTGATGGCGGTGTTCGGGGCGCCGATTGCCATGGAAGATCATGCTTTTCACGCCTGCATGGCAGCCCTGGAAGTGCAACGCGAGGTTGCTGCGCTGGCCGCCGACGTCGAGCGGCGTGACGGGGTATCGCTCCGGCTTCGGGTAGGGCTGAACTCCGGGCAGGTGATCGCCGGTGACATCGGTTCGGCTCCCTTGGGCTACACCACGACCGGAAGGACCGTCGGGTTCGCCCAGCGGATGGAGTCGGCCGCGCCGCCGGGCGGGGTGATGATCTCCGAGTCGACCGCGCGGCTGGTCGAGCGCGTCACGGTGCTCTCGGAGCCGGAATGGGTCACGGTCAAGGGCGCCGGATCCCCTGTCTGCGCGTACCGGCTGCTCGGGATCAGCGGGCGGCACCCGCAAACGGTGATGGAAGCCAACATAGTTGGGCGACGTTGGGAACTGGCCTTGCTGGACACGATGATCGACCGAGCCGTCAGCGGACGCGGGGGAGTGGTCAATCTCATTGGCGCGCCGGGGATCGGCAAGAGTCGCGTGGCTCGAGAAGCCGCGGCCTCGGCGGCGGCGCGGGGGGTCGAGGTGTTCTGGAGCTACTGCGAATCGCACACCGTCGACGTCCCGTTCCACGCGGTGGCCGAACTCCTGCGGGCGAGCAGTGGAGTCGCCGACACCGAGGGCGATATCGCGCGGCGCCGACTACGCGATGCCGTCCCTCCCGACGCCGACCCGCAGGATCTGCTGTTGTTGGAGGACCTGCTCGGGATCGCTGATCCCGGCGTTCCGCGCCCACAGATCGACCCGGAGGCGCGACGTCGCCGATTGACCGGCCTGATCAACACGGCGTCGTTGGCCCGCACGAAACCGGCCGTGTACATCGTCGAGGACGCGCAGTGGATCGACGCGGTGAGCGAGTCGATGTTCGCCGACTTCTTGGCGGTCGTGCCGCACATCCCGGCGGTGGTGCTGATCACGTCACGCCCCGAGTACAGCGGAAGCCTGTCGGTGCGGACCGATGCTCAACACGTCGCCCTCGGCCCCCTGGAAGATTCTGATGTCGCCACCCTGGTGACGGAGCTCCTGGGTTCGGACCCGTCGGTTGCCGGACTCGCGGCCACGATCGCCGAGCGCGCCGCGGGGAACCCGTTCTTCGTCGAGGAAATGGTGCGCGAGCTCGCTCAGACCCACGTGCTGACCGGTGAGCGGGGCAGTTACCGAGTCCTGACGAGCACCGACGACGTCAGCGTGCCGGTGACAGTGCAGGCGGCTATCGAGGCACGCATCGACCGCCTCAGCGCGCCGGCCAAGCGGACGCTTAGTGCAGCCGCGGTGGTCGGGGCCCGCTTCCGCGAGGACGTGCTCGTCGCGCTCGGCATCGAGCCGGACCTCGACGAACTGCGCCGTGTCGACCTCATCGACCAGATCCGGTTCACCCCCAGCGCTGAGTTCGCCTTCCGGCACCCGCTGATCCGGGCAGTGGCCTACGAGTCCCAGTTGAAGGCCGACAGGGCCGGCTGGCATCGACGGGTGGCGGCCGCTGTCGAAGAGGCGGCCGGGAACGCGGCCGACGAGAACGCGGCGCTCATCGCCGAACATCTGCAGGCCGCCGGCGATGGGCCCATGGCCTACCTGTGGCACATGCGTGCGGCCACGTGGGCTGCCAGCCGCGATCTCGGCGCCGCCCGTGCCAGTTGGGAACGTGCCCGCAGGATCGCCGACGAGCTGCCTGAGCAGGAAGCGGACACTCTCTCGACGCGGATCGCTCCGCGCATGATGCTGTGCGCGACCGAATGGCAGGCGATCCGGGAGAGCCGCGGACGATTCGAGGAACTGCGGGAACTGTGCGCGCAGGCAGGAGACAAGTTCTCGCTGGCCGTCGGGATGACGGGGCCGTTGACTCACATGTTGTACACGGGAAGATCTGTCGACGGCGCGCCGTTGGCAACCGAGCAGTTGGCGCTGCTGGAGTCCATCGGTGAGCCCAGCGCGACAGTCGGGCTGATGCTCGTCCCGATCTGCATCTGGTTCGACGTCGGTGACTTCGGTCAGATCCTGCGGTGGTCGCAGACCGCCGTCGACTTGGCGGGCGACGATCACACGCTGGGATCCGGGTTCGGGTTCGAGTCGCCGCTGGCCGGCGTGCTGGCGTGGCGCGCCGTCGCGTTGTGGTGGCTGGGCCGGCCCGGATGGCGGGAATGCAGGGAGACTGCGATCGACATCGCCCGCAGGAGCGGTCCGACGACCTTTGCGGCAGCGGTCACCTGGACCGCCGCCGGACTCTATTACGGCGTGCTGTCCACCGATGACGCCACGCTGGAACTCATCGAAGAAGCGGCGGTTCGGGCGGCCGAGGGATCGAGCAACGTGGGGATCACGCTCATCACCTTCACCCTGGGTGTGGCGTTGCTGAATCGGAACGACGCCGAGAGTAGAGCGCGCGGGCTGCACGTCATGGTGCAGGCGCGCGAGATGTTCCTCGATGCTGCGGCGCCGTTTCTGGTCACCGTCGCCGATCTGTGGACGGCGCGGGAGCAGTTCCGCACCGGAGACGTCGACCGATCCCTGGAAACGATGAGAAGGAGCGTCGACGATCTCCGGCGTGCCGGCCGAATCTACTACGGACTTCGGGGTGCAGCGTTTTTCGTGCAATCGTTGTTGGAGCGCGGTCATGCCGACGACGTCGATGAGGCGCGGCGCGTGACAGAAACATGGGCGAGCTGCGTCGACGAGAACGAGGCGATACCACGGATCACCCTGGTGCGGTTACGCGCACTGCTGGCGCGCGCGGAGGGTGATGAGCAGAATGTTCGGGACCTGCTGGCCCGGTACCGAACCGAAGCCCAGTCGCTCGGACTCGACAGCCAACCGGCGTGGATCGCGGACATGGCGTGA
- a CDS encoding helix-turn-helix transcriptional regulator, with protein MRLSWPLTGRSEELRRIHAALTSPAVTGVVVSGAEGVGKSRLADEVRSTLATRGFVDRFVAATSSARAVPLGAFAEWVPSGATATVDLVRGVVASLTSAPPGSRVLVVVDDAHLLDDLSIFVVHQLVQRRAADVLLTVLDSEPIPVGLQEVCKLGGFDRLRIQPLGLGDTAELVSAALNGAVAAETTRRLWELTRGNPLYLRTIVEQEIDDGRIEQLHGHWRWIGEPGLPAGLIELIEGRLGALPEELTDVLDVLAVYEPIPLPALNRLAGPAAVEDADTRGLVTVSHTATGLEVRVAHPVYGEVRRRRAPATKLRRLRGLVADGLATSADADAVPLVVRRAALLIDSDLPPDPHLLTRAAHGAVALADLALAARLARAAMHSGAGPEAHFVCSHALSWLGEGTAADEVLAALDTARLTDAQRARLAFLRASNALWALADPTRAKALIDAAADTVPPQQHNYIDAFNTVYWFAVDRPDAVPHWETTTFDELPAIVGAETAWAMTTVHADAGRTSAAVHAAAAGRRAVTRSSEAPHMAFNIEDSHVSALWRAGEIDAIDEVTDRVRRQAADLPGSGQALGAAIAGRAALARGDLGQACALLNDAADELCETHPLGWGFRYSLPRATGLAMRGDVDAAATVLATLTGLARPFRSLDDELSVARAWVAAGRGTVSTAVAILLAAAERARAVGRFAVEVMCLQTATQFGNDTCAPRLAELTSIVEGPRAALAADFAFALGNGDAAQLAALAMRFEQMGDLVAALDASAHAAVNYRKQDRRGSALACAARAEELARRCGGARTPALDLASAPVPLTDREREIVTLIGRGMSNRAIAEQLTLSVRTVESHIYRAMARCGAASRDELAALLRPGV; from the coding sequence GTGCGGCTGTCGTGGCCGTTGACCGGCCGGTCCGAAGAGCTGCGGCGGATTCATGCCGCACTCACGAGCCCGGCTGTCACCGGCGTGGTCGTCTCCGGCGCGGAAGGCGTGGGCAAGAGCCGCCTCGCCGACGAGGTGCGGTCGACGCTCGCAACACGGGGATTCGTCGACCGATTCGTCGCCGCGACCTCGTCCGCCCGCGCGGTTCCGCTGGGCGCCTTCGCCGAGTGGGTGCCCTCAGGAGCCACCGCCACGGTCGATCTCGTCCGCGGCGTCGTGGCGTCGCTGACCTCAGCCCCGCCGGGCTCCCGAGTTCTCGTCGTCGTCGACGACGCGCATCTCCTCGATGACCTGTCGATCTTCGTCGTGCACCAGCTCGTGCAACGACGCGCAGCCGACGTCCTTCTCACCGTCCTGGATTCCGAACCCATTCCGGTGGGACTCCAGGAGGTGTGCAAGCTCGGCGGATTCGACCGGCTGCGCATCCAGCCGTTAGGGCTCGGCGATACCGCCGAGCTGGTGTCGGCCGCGCTGAACGGAGCGGTCGCCGCCGAGACGACGCGCCGCCTGTGGGAACTGACCCGGGGCAACCCGTTGTATCTGCGCACGATCGTCGAACAGGAAATCGACGATGGGCGGATCGAACAGCTGCACGGGCACTGGCGCTGGATCGGCGAGCCGGGCCTTCCGGCAGGTCTCATCGAACTGATCGAAGGCCGCCTCGGCGCCCTGCCCGAGGAGCTCACCGACGTTCTCGACGTGCTGGCGGTCTACGAACCGATCCCGCTACCCGCGCTGAACCGGCTCGCCGGACCGGCCGCGGTCGAGGACGCCGACACCCGCGGCCTCGTCACGGTCTCACACACCGCCACCGGGCTCGAGGTGCGAGTGGCCCACCCCGTTTACGGCGAGGTGCGCCGCAGACGGGCACCGGCGACCAAGCTGCGTCGCCTGCGCGGGCTGGTCGCCGACGGGCTCGCGACCTCCGCCGATGCCGATGCCGTCCCGCTCGTGGTCCGGCGTGCCGCGCTGCTCATCGATTCGGATCTTCCGCCCGACCCGCACCTGCTCACTCGAGCTGCCCACGGCGCGGTGGCACTGGCTGACCTGGCGCTGGCCGCGCGGCTCGCGAGGGCCGCGATGCACTCGGGCGCCGGCCCGGAAGCGCATTTCGTCTGCTCCCACGCGCTGTCCTGGTTGGGCGAAGGCACTGCGGCCGACGAGGTGCTCGCAGCGCTGGACACCGCCCGCCTCACCGACGCCCAGCGCGCCCGCCTCGCGTTTCTGCGCGCCAGCAACGCACTCTGGGCGCTGGCCGACCCGACCCGCGCGAAGGCACTCATCGACGCGGCCGCCGACACGGTGCCACCACAGCAGCACAACTACATCGATGCCTTCAACACCGTGTACTGGTTCGCGGTGGACCGGCCTGACGCGGTCCCACATTGGGAGACCACCACATTCGACGAGTTGCCCGCCATCGTCGGCGCGGAGACCGCCTGGGCGATGACGACGGTGCACGCCGATGCCGGTCGCACGTCGGCGGCGGTGCACGCCGCCGCGGCTGGGCGTCGTGCCGTGACCCGGTCGTCCGAGGCGCCACACATGGCTTTCAACATCGAGGACTCCCACGTCAGCGCTCTGTGGCGGGCCGGTGAGATCGACGCCATCGACGAGGTCACCGACCGCGTTCGACGCCAAGCCGCCGATCTCCCCGGCTCCGGACAGGCCCTCGGCGCCGCCATCGCGGGGCGGGCCGCTCTCGCCCGCGGCGATCTCGGACAGGCGTGCGCATTACTGAATGACGCCGCCGACGAACTGTGCGAAACCCACCCGCTCGGCTGGGGTTTCCGGTACAGCCTCCCGCGCGCTACGGGGTTGGCGATGCGCGGCGACGTCGACGCGGCGGCGACGGTCCTGGCCACGCTGACGGGTCTGGCGCGTCCGTTCCGATCGCTGGACGACGAGCTCAGCGTGGCCCGGGCCTGGGTGGCCGCGGGCCGCGGCACCGTCTCCACCGCCGTGGCGATCCTGCTTGCCGCAGCCGAAAGGGCCAGAGCAGTCGGTCGTTTCGCCGTCGAAGTGATGTGTCTTCAAACGGCGACCCAATTCGGGAACGACACGTGCGCCCCGCGGCTGGCCGAACTCACCTCCATCGTCGAAGGCCCGCGCGCCGCCCTCGCCGCCGACTTCGCGTTCGCGCTCGGTAACGGCGATGCGGCCCAACTAGCCGCGCTGGCAATGCGATTCGAGCAGATGGGTGACCTGGTGGCTGCGCTGGACGCCAGCGCGCACGCCGCCGTCAATTACCGAAAGCAGGATCGGCGCGGATCGGCACTGGCGTGTGCGGCTCGCGCCGAGGAGTTGGCGCGGCGGTGCGGCGGCGCCAGAACGCCGGCGCTTGACCTGGCAAGCGCGCCGGTACCGCTGACCGACCGCGAACGCGAGATCGTGACGCTCATCGGTCGCGGGATGTCCAACCGCGCGATCGCCGAGCAGTTGACTCTGTCCGTGCGCACCGTCGAGAGCCACATCTACCGGGCGATGGCTCGCTGCGGCGCCGCCAGCCGCGACGAGCTGGCCGCGCTGCTGCGACCGGGCGTTTGA
- a CDS encoding CAP domain-containing protein, translated as MAAAAAAVGVAVSVVVAVPTAHADNRRLNESVVVNVYTVQKQNNCATEIAINPKLRLAAQWHTNDVLHNRALNGDIGSDGSTVADRARNAGYQGTVAETVAINPALAISGVELINQWYHRPDYYAIMADCSNIDIGVWSENLIDRTVVVAVYGKGDFAPPVQAPIREFGQPPA; from the coding sequence ATCGCGGCCGCGGCGGCCGCGGTCGGCGTAGCCGTCAGCGTCGTCGTCGCCGTGCCGACCGCGCACGCCGACAACCGGCGCCTCAACGAGAGCGTCGTCGTCAACGTCTACACGGTCCAGAAGCAGAACAACTGCGCCACCGAGATCGCGATCAACCCCAAACTGCGCTTGGCTGCGCAGTGGCACACGAACGACGTGCTGCACAATCGGGCCCTCAACGGCGACATCGGCTCCGACGGCTCGACGGTCGCCGATCGCGCCCGCAACGCCGGCTACCAGGGCACGGTCGCAGAGACGGTCGCGATCAACCCCGCGCTGGCGATCAGCGGCGTCGAGCTGATCAACCAGTGGTATCACCGGCCTGATTACTACGCGATCATGGCCGACTGTTCGAACATCGACATCGGCGTGTGGTCGGAGAACCTCATCGACCGCACCGTGGTCGTGGCGGTCTACGGCAAAGGTGACTTCGCGCCGCCGGTGCAAGCGCCGATCCGAGAGTTCGGGCAGCCGCCGGCCTGA
- a CDS encoding amidase has protein sequence MVDTRSSRSLFPTLGNQLFALAAGTTTSVDLVRRSLDAIAASQPTLNAFRVVLTESALADAAAADRRRRAGGDLSRQPLLGIPIAVKDDVDIAGVPTRFGTDAELPPAPADAEVVRRLRAAGAVIVGKTNTCELGQWPFTSGPGFGHSRNPWSAEHTPGGSSGGSAAAVAAGLVAAAIGSDGAGSVRIPAAWTHLVGIKPQRGRISTWPLPEAFNGITVNGVLARTVTDAALVLDAASGNAPGDLHTPPPITVSDYVSRAPGPLRIALSTKFAFSGFRANLHPEIRAALHAVAEQLEQLGHTVLAADPDYHLRMSWNFLSRSTSGIPEWMDRMGPRVRWDKRTVANARTGRLLSQHILRKARAHEAATARRVGWIFNIADVVLAPTTALPPPKADAFDHLGGLATDRTMIRACPATWPWNLLGWPSINVPAGFTSDGLPIGVQLMGPAHSEPLLVSLAAALEALNGWAQHQPEPWWDTRRAERDESPNSSAPHSVKGEVA, from the coding sequence ATGGTCGACACCCGCTCCTCCCGTTCCCTGTTCCCGACGCTGGGCAACCAGCTGTTCGCCCTGGCCGCCGGCACCACCACCTCGGTGGACCTGGTGCGCCGATCCCTCGACGCCATCGCGGCCAGCCAGCCGACCCTCAACGCGTTCCGGGTGGTGCTCACCGAATCGGCGCTGGCCGACGCCGCCGCAGCCGACCGCCGGCGCCGGGCCGGCGGGGATCTGTCACGGCAACCGCTGCTGGGCATCCCCATCGCGGTCAAGGACGACGTCGACATCGCCGGGGTGCCGACGCGGTTCGGCACCGACGCCGAGCTGCCGCCGGCCCCGGCCGACGCCGAGGTGGTGCGCCGGCTGCGTGCCGCCGGCGCGGTGATCGTCGGCAAGACCAACACCTGCGAACTGGGTCAGTGGCCGTTCACCAGCGGTCCCGGGTTCGGCCACAGCCGCAACCCGTGGTCGGCCGAGCACACGCCGGGCGGGTCCTCCGGCGGCAGCGCCGCCGCCGTCGCGGCCGGCCTGGTCGCCGCGGCCATCGGCTCCGACGGCGCCGGCAGTGTGCGGATCCCGGCCGCGTGGACACATCTGGTCGGCATCAAACCGCAGCGCGGCCGGATCTCCACCTGGCCGCTGCCCGAGGCGTTCAACGGCATCACCGTCAACGGCGTGCTGGCACGCACGGTGACCGACGCCGCGCTGGTGCTCGACGCCGCGTCGGGTAACGCCCCCGGCGACCTGCACACCCCGCCGCCGATCACGGTGTCGGACTACGTGTCCCGCGCCCCCGGACCGCTGCGGATCGCGCTGTCGACCAAGTTCGCGTTCAGCGGGTTCCGGGCGAACCTGCACCCGGAGATCCGCGCCGCGCTGCACGCCGTGGCAGAACAGCTCGAACAGCTCGGACACACGGTGCTCGCGGCCGACCCCGACTACCACCTGCGGATGTCGTGGAACTTCCTGTCGCGGTCGACCTCCGGCATCCCCGAGTGGATGGACCGGATGGGCCCCCGGGTCCGCTGGGACAAGCGGACCGTGGCCAACGCCCGCACCGGGCGGCTGCTGTCCCAGCACATCCTGCGCAAGGCCCGCGCCCACGAGGCCGCGACCGCGCGCCGCGTCGGCTGGATCTTCAACATCGCCGACGTGGTGCTCGCGCCGACGACGGCGCTCCCGCCGCCCAAGGCCGACGCGTTCGACCACCTCGGCGGGCTGGCCACCGACCGCACGATGATCCGCGCGTGCCCGGCCACCTGGCCGTGGAACCTGCTGGGCTGGCCGTCGATCAACGTGCCCGCGGGGTTCACCTCCGACGGCCTGCCGATCGGGGTGCAGTTGATGGGACCGGCCCACAGCGAACCACTGCTGGTGTCGCTGGCCGCGGCGCTCGAGGCGCTCAACGGCTGGGCGCAACACCAGCCCGAGCCGTGGTGGGACACCCGCCGGGCCGAACGCGACGAGTCACCCAATTCCAGCGCTCCGCACTCGGTCAAGGGCGAGGTCGCGTAA